One stretch of Pradoshia sp. D12 DNA includes these proteins:
- the rpsQ gene encoding 30S ribosomal protein S17 — MSERNQRKVYTGRVVSDKMDKTISVVVETKKTHPLYGKRVKYSKKYKAHDEMNEAKVGDIVKIMETRPLSATKRFRLVEVVEKAVII; from the coding sequence ATGAGTGAACGCAACCAGCGCAAAGTATACACTGGCCGTGTTGTTTCTGACAAAATGGATAAAACAATCTCTGTTGTCGTTGAAACAAAGAAAACACATCCTTTGTATGGCAAACGCGTGAAATACTCCAAAAAATATAAAGCTCATGATGAAATGAATGAAGCAAAAGTTGGCGATATCGTTAAGATTATGGAAACTCGCCCATTATCCGCAACTAAACGCTTCCGTTTAGTAGAAGTTGTAGAAAAAGCGGTTATCATTTAA
- the rplX gene encoding 50S ribosomal protein L24 has product MHVKKGDKVVVISGKDKGKQGVVLEAFPKKDRVLVEGVNIVKKHAKPSQANPQGGIFEQEAAIHVSNVMIIDPKTGNPTRVGYQTVDGKKVRVAKKSGESLDK; this is encoded by the coding sequence GTGCATGTAAAAAAAGGTGATAAAGTAGTAGTCATCTCCGGCAAGGATAAAGGGAAACAAGGCGTAGTTCTTGAAGCATTCCCTAAGAAAGATCGTGTTCTTGTTGAAGGTGTAAATATTGTAAAGAAACACGCTAAGCCTTCTCAAGCGAACCCACAAGGTGGTATTTTCGAACAAGAAGCAGCGATTCATGTTTCTAACGTTATGATTATTGATCCTAAGACTGGTAACCCTACTCGTGTAGGCTATCAAACAGTCGACGGCAAAAAAGTACGTGTAGCAAAAAAATCAGGTGAATCTTTAGATAAATAA
- the rplN gene encoding 50S ribosomal protein L14 produces MIQQESRLKVADNSGAREVLTIKVLGGSGRKTANIGDVIVCTVKQATPGGVVKKGDVVKAVVVRTKRGVRRTDGSYIRFDENACVIIRDDKSPRGTRIFGPVARELRDSNFMKIVSLAPEVL; encoded by the coding sequence ATGATTCAACAGGAATCTCGTTTGAAAGTAGCTGACAACTCTGGTGCTCGTGAAGTACTTACAATCAAAGTTCTTGGCGGTTCCGGTAGAAAAACAGCTAATATTGGTGATGTAATCGTATGTACGGTCAAACAAGCAACACCAGGAGGCGTTGTTAAAAAAGGTGACGTTGTGAAGGCAGTTGTTGTTCGTACTAAACGCGGCGTTCGTCGTACAGATGGTTCATACATTCGATTCGACGAAAATGCATGCGTGATTATTCGTGATGACAAGAGCCCTCGTGGAACACGTATTTTTGGACCTGTTGCTCGTGAACTTCGCGACAGCAACTTCATGAAAATCGTTTCACTAGCTCCTGAAGTTCTTTAA